GTACCGTCGCCCTCCATGCCCAGTGGACCTCCGACCTGGTCGTGTCGTATGCCGCTGACGAGGCGTCGCATGGAAGCGTGAGCCTCGCTTCCGAGACCGTCGCCTTGGGTGGTACTGCCCAAGGGTCGACCGCCACGGCCGAGTCTGGGTATCACCTCGCGGGCTGGACGCTTGCCGACTCAGAGGACGTCATCACTACCGAGGCGACGCTCGCACCGACCAACGTCATGACCAGCGCGTCCTATCTGGCACGTTTCGTGCCGAACACCTATACGGTGACCTTCCAGGCCAACGGCGGCACTGGTGTCATGGACGTTCAGGAGCTGTCCTACGACGCAGACGAGAAGCTCGCGGCCTGCACCCTCACTCGCGAGGGCTATGCCTTCACCGCTTGGGCTGATGACTCAGGGCACACATACGCCGACAAGGCCAGCGTCAAGGACCTCGTGTCCGAGGCCGACGGCGGCATCACCCTCCATGCCCAGTGGATGCCGATCGCCTACACGGTCGCCTTCGATGCCAACGGCGGCGATGGCACCATGGAGCCGCAGGCCATGACCTACGGCACGGCCGCCGACCTCACCGCATCTGCCTTCACTCGCACGGGGTATGCCTTCGCCGGCTGGAATACGGTTGCCGACGGCTCAGGCACGTCATTCTCGGAGAAGGCCAGCGTCAAGGACCTCGTGGCAGAGGATGGTTCCATCGTCACGCTCTATGCCCAGTGGACCGTCTCGTCTGTCGACGATGGGGAAAACGGCAACGGTGGGGACGGCAACAATGCTGCCGGCAGCAATGCTGGTAGCGCTTCGGGTGGCGGATCGCCCTCCTCTGGCAGCTCGGCCCAGGTCATAACCGCGCGAGCCGGTATCCCTGCGACCTCCGACCCGGTCTTCCCGATCGGTTCGCTTACGCTCGTGGCCCTCGCCACCGCGACCTGCGGCATTGTGATACGTAAGCGCCGTCGGGGGTAGCGCCCCTCATGGCTGTGCGCGTTCTCCGACCGCCCTTGGGACCTACCCAGGGCGGTCGGTCCGTATGGCTCACCGTACGCCGGCTTGCTATCCCAGCGCCACGTCGAGCACCATCATGATGACGAAGCCCAACGCGCATCCGATGACGCCCAGGTTGGAGTGCTCGCCCTCGGCCGTCTCGGGGATGAGCTCCTCCACCACCACGTAGATCATGGCGCCCGCCGCGAACGCGAGCAGGTAGGGGAGCAGGGTGGTGATGAGCTGCGAGAGGGCGATCGTGAGCAGCGCCGCCAGGGGTTCGACCACGCCCGAGAGGAACCCAGAGAGGAACGCCTTGCCCCGAGACTCGCCGGCGCTGCGCAGGGGTCCCGCGATGATGGCGCCCTCGGGGACGTTCTGGATGGCGATGCCCGTCGCGAGTGCGATCGCGCCGGCGACGGTCACCGTCGGGCTGCCGGCAAGCATGCCGGCGAAGACCACACCCACGGCCATGCCCTCGGGGACGTTGTGGATGGTCACGGCGAGCATGAGCATCGTCGTCTTGTTGAGGCGCGACGGACGGCCCTCGGGCGTGTCCTCGTCGGCATGCAGGTGGGGGACGACCATGTCGATGGCGAGCAGGAAGGCGATGCCGGCGAGGAAGCCTATGGCCGCCGGCAGCCAGGCGATGCCGCCCGACGCCTCTGCCGCCTCGATCGAGGGGATGAGCAGTGACCATACCGATGCGGCGATCATGACGCCCGAGGCGAAGCCGAGAAGTGCCTTCTGGACGTGGCCGGACATCTCCCCTTTGAGGAAGAAGGCGATGCAGGCGCCCAGCGTGGTGCCTGCGAGCGGTATGAGGAGCCCTATCGCCGTGGTCATGGTCTCGGACATGTGTGTCTCCCGGGTCGTCGCCATCCCGTGCGTGCTGTCGTCATAGCCATCGTACCAGCGGCATCGGCGACGGCCGCCCGGAATCAGAAAAATGATTCAACGACGGTAGCACATAGACGCGCCGGTCGAGTGGCGCTTCTCGTCCAGGGCCGTCGTGGGGGCGTGACGCCTCCGGGTCGCTTTGGCCAGGCAACCCACGTCTGCCAAGAGGTTGCCTGCCCGGAGTGACCCGCCAGGTCCTTTCGTTCACCTTCCGGGGTCGCTTTGGCCAGGCAACCCACATCTGCCAAGAGGTCGCCTGCCCGGAGTGACCCGCCAGGTCCCCGCCGCCGCTTACCGTAAGCCTCGTCGCCCCCTATGGCCTGCGTCGTATACTGGGCACTGATATCGAGGGCTTTCGGCTCGCGTCCGTTCCGCTGGCGACACGAGGGGGTGGCAGACCATGCACATCACCTGGCGTCGTGTGGCGCCGGTCCTCATCGGCCTGCTCATCGTCTCTGGCCTCGTCGCGGGCGTGGTCACCTCCGCCTGGAGCGCCCGCCAGGCCTCCGAGTCCAAGGCCGAGGCCGTCCTCACCGACAGCGCCCACGAGCAGGCCCGTTCTCTGGCCCAGACCTTCGACGGCCAGTTCCAGGTCCTCGAGGCGCTCTCTGCATCCGTCGGCCAGATGGACACCTCGGACATCTCGGCGATCTCCTCCCTGTTCGATGCCGCCTCCAAGGACATGAACGTCGGGTCACTCGTGTTCATCGGGCCCGATGGGGTCTCCCTCGTGGGCGTCAACGCGGGTGTCGACACGTCCGACGTCTCCTCGACGCAGGCTGCGCTGGCGGGCAACCGTGGAATGGCCTATGTCGTGGGGCGGGCCTCGGGCGAGCCTGGTGTCGTGCTGTCCGTTCCCTGCTATCGGGATGGCCAGGTCGTGGGCATCGTCTCGGGCATGTACTACCGCGAGAACCTCTCTGCTGACCTCTCGGGCACGGCCTATGCCGGCGAGAGCATCTCGTTCCTTGCCAGCTCCGA
This genomic stretch from Atopobiaceae bacterium harbors:
- a CDS encoding ZIP family metal transporter, encoding MSETMTTAIGLLIPLAGTTLGACIAFFLKGEMSGHVQKALLGFASGVMIAASVWSLLIPSIEAAEASGGIAWLPAAIGFLAGIAFLLAIDMVVPHLHADEDTPEGRPSRLNKTTMLMLAVTIHNVPEGMAVGVVFAGMLAGSPTVTVAGAIALATGIAIQNVPEGAIIAGPLRSAGESRGKAFLSGFLSGVVEPLAALLTIALSQLITTLLPYLLAFAAGAMIYVVVEELIPETAEGEHSNLGVIGCALGFVIMMVLDVALG